One stretch of Thermus filiformis DNA includes these proteins:
- the hemG gene encoding protoporphyrinogen oxidase encodes MAEVVVVGGGMAGVAAARLLHKEGARVLLLEAAPRLGGKVRTVRQEGFLVEGGPDASVRYKPALLALAQEVGLEPVGTLPAKPSAFILRRGRPYPLPEGLMVFVPGDLRALARTPLLSPLGKLRALLEPFVPPSPKEDEALGEFIARRFGEEVFQALVAPLAGGVYGGEPEALSVRAAFPKLWEMEKKGGLLRNALRARKARGSREGGSLFFSFQEGLFELVKRTAEGLPVRLGSPVLGLEPLKGRFRLHLLGESLEAEAVVLATPAPVTAKLLRPFLPQATALLNAIPHVPSATVSLAFKEEAFPQVEGHGLLIAKGEGYRTRGFTWTDQKWAGRAPEGYRLVRTYFSGEVARLSEAELVRVALEDLNRFLGAQLRPERAYAFRFPEGMPVYGVGHLERVRRLEGMPMEGLFLAGNYLQGVGLPEVAESGQKAARRALEYLGLKRAAREGA; translated from the coding sequence GTGGCTGAGGTCGTAGTCGTGGGCGGGGGGATGGCGGGGGTGGCGGCGGCCCGCCTCCTCCACAAGGAAGGGGCAAGGGTCCTCCTCCTGGAGGCTGCCCCTAGGCTTGGGGGGAAGGTCCGGACGGTGCGCCAGGAGGGGTTCTTGGTGGAAGGGGGGCCGGACGCAAGCGTCCGCTACAAGCCCGCCCTCCTGGCCCTGGCCCAGGAGGTGGGGCTGGAGCCGGTGGGGACCCTACCCGCCAAACCCTCCGCCTTCATCCTGCGCCGGGGCCGGCCTTACCCCTTGCCGGAGGGGCTTATGGTCTTCGTCCCCGGCGACCTGAGGGCCCTGGCCCGCACCCCCCTCCTCTCCCCCTTGGGAAAGCTCCGGGCCCTCCTGGAGCCCTTCGTCCCCCCAAGCCCCAAGGAGGACGAGGCCCTGGGAGAGTTCATCGCCCGCCGCTTCGGGGAGGAGGTCTTCCAGGCCCTGGTCGCCCCCCTGGCCGGGGGGGTCTACGGGGGGGAGCCGGAGGCGCTCTCGGTGCGGGCCGCCTTCCCAAAGCTTTGGGAGATGGAGAAGAAGGGGGGCCTTTTGCGGAACGCCTTGCGGGCGAGAAAGGCGCGGGGAAGCCGGGAGGGGGGGAGTCTTTTCTTCTCCTTCCAGGAGGGGCTTTTTGAGCTGGTGAAGCGGACGGCGGAGGGGCTTCCCGTCCGGCTTGGAAGTCCGGTCCTGGGCCTCGAGCCCCTGAAGGGGAGGTTCCGCCTCCACCTCCTTGGGGAAAGCCTGGAGGCGGAGGCGGTGGTCCTGGCCACCCCCGCCCCCGTGACGGCTAAGCTCCTAAGGCCCTTCCTCCCCCAGGCGACCGCCCTCCTTAACGCCATCCCCCACGTCCCCTCGGCCACGGTGAGCCTGGCCTTCAAGGAGGAGGCCTTCCCCCAGGTGGAAGGGCACGGCCTCCTCATCGCCAAGGGGGAGGGGTACCGGACGCGGGGCTTCACCTGGACGGACCAGAAGTGGGCGGGCCGGGCCCCCGAGGGGTACCGCCTGGTGCGGACCTACTTCTCAGGGGAGGTGGCCCGCCTCTCGGAAGCCGAGCTGGTCCGGGTGGCCCTGGAGGACCTGAACCGGTTCCTGGGCGCCCAGCTCAGGCCGGAGCGGGCCTACGCCTTCCGCTTCCCCGAGGGGATGCCCGTCTACGGGGTGGGGCACCTGGAAAGGGTGCGGCGGCTGGAGGGCATGCCCATGGAAGGCCTCTTCCTGGCGGGGAACTACCTCCAGGGGGTGGGACTTCCCGAGGTGGCCGAGTCGGGCCAAAAGGCGGCCCGGAGGGCGCTGGAGTACCTGGGCCTGAAGCGGGCGGCCCGGGAAGGAGCCTAG
- a CDS encoding O-acetylhomoserine aminocarboxypropyltransferase/cysteine synthase family protein, producing MEYETLAVLAGLPEDDPYRAVGLPVYGVAAYGFRGLEEGRRRFEEGGYTYSRLKNPTNRALERRLAALEGASDAAVFASGQAATLAALLALVHSGDEVVASEGLFGQTVGLFNQVLGLMGVRVRYAPPERAAFEALIGERTRALFVETVANPALTVPDFAGLAALAEERGVALVVDNTFGAAGAYAQPLALGAHVVVESLTKWASGHGSVLGGAVLARGTDLWRAYPQFTEPDAQGRVPWEVFGEGCYLERVRQLGLSLMGMALSPFNAYLLFQGLETVALRARAMEGTALALARFLQAHPKVQGVRYPGLPDDPAHERAARYLKGFGSILTLELGSLEAASRFLEAVPLLQAPNVGDARTLLVHPWTTTHGRLPEEARLRAGVTPGLVRVSVGLEHPQDLLSAFQKGLEAV from the coding sequence ATGGAGTACGAGACCCTGGCGGTCCTTGCGGGCCTTCCCGAGGACGACCCCTACCGGGCGGTAGGGCTTCCCGTCTACGGGGTGGCCGCCTACGGCTTCCGCGGCCTCGAGGAGGGCAGGCGCCGCTTTGAGGAGGGGGGGTACACCTACAGCCGGCTCAAGAACCCCACCAACCGGGCCTTGGAGCGGCGGCTTGCCGCTTTGGAAGGGGCCTCGGACGCGGCGGTCTTCGCCTCGGGCCAGGCGGCCACCCTGGCCGCCCTCCTCGCCCTGGTCCACTCTGGGGACGAGGTGGTGGCCTCCGAGGGGCTCTTCGGCCAGACGGTGGGGCTTTTCAACCAGGTCCTCGGCCTCATGGGGGTGCGGGTGCGCTACGCCCCCCCGGAGCGGGCGGCCTTTGAGGCCTTGATCGGCGAGAGGACCCGGGCCCTCTTCGTGGAGACCGTGGCCAACCCCGCCCTCACCGTCCCCGACTTCGCCGGCCTGGCCGCCTTGGCCGAGGAGCGGGGGGTGGCCCTGGTGGTGGACAACACCTTCGGGGCGGCAGGGGCCTACGCCCAGCCCCTGGCCCTGGGGGCGCACGTGGTGGTGGAAAGCCTCACCAAGTGGGCCTCAGGGCACGGCTCCGTTTTGGGCGGGGCGGTCCTGGCTCGAGGCACCGACCTTTGGAGGGCCTACCCCCAGTTCACCGAGCCCGACGCCCAGGGCCGGGTGCCCTGGGAGGTCTTCGGGGAGGGCTGCTACCTGGAGAGGGTGCGCCAGCTGGGGCTTTCCCTGATGGGGATGGCCCTATCCCCCTTCAACGCCTACCTGCTCTTCCAGGGCTTGGAGACGGTGGCCCTAAGGGCCCGGGCCATGGAGGGGACGGCTTTGGCCTTGGCCCGCTTCCTCCAGGCCCACCCCAAGGTCCAGGGGGTGCGCTACCCGGGCCTTCCCGATGACCCCGCCCACGAGCGGGCGGCGCGCTACCTGAAGGGGTTCGGCTCCATCCTCACCCTGGAGCTAGGGAGCCTCGAGGCGGCGAGCCGCTTTCTGGAGGCGGTCCCCCTCCTCCAGGCCCCCAACGTGGGGGACGCCCGCACCCTCCTCGTCCACCCCTGGACCACCACCCACGGCCGCTTACCCGAGGAGGCCCGCCTCAGGGCGGGGGTGACCCCGGGGCTGGTGCGGGTCTCCGTGGGGCTGGAGCACCCCCAGGACCTGCTTTCCGCCTTCCAAAAGGGGCTCGAGGCGGTCTAG
- a CDS encoding universal stress protein, with the protein MFKTILLAYDGSEHGKKAAHLARGLKEVHGARLFVVHAYEPVPDYLGEPLYQALLAQRLERAEEVLREALALVGEAEGEVLEGEAAEAILRAAEAHGADLIVMGTRGLGGLKGVFLGSQSQKVVAHAPCPVLLAR; encoded by the coding sequence ATGTTCAAGACGATCCTTCTGGCCTACGACGGTTCGGAGCACGGCAAGAAGGCGGCCCACCTGGCCCGGGGCCTCAAGGAGGTCCACGGGGCGCGGCTCTTCGTGGTCCACGCCTATGAGCCCGTCCCCGACTACCTGGGGGAGCCCCTGTACCAGGCCCTTCTCGCCCAGCGCCTGGAGCGGGCAGAGGAGGTTTTGCGGGAGGCCCTGGCCCTGGTGGGGGAGGCGGAAGGGGAGGTCCTGGAAGGGGAGGCGGCGGAGGCCATCCTGCGGGCGGCGGAGGCCCACGGGGCCGACCTCATCGTGATGGGCACCCGGGGCCTGGGGGGGCTTAAGGGGGTCTTTCTGGGAAGCCAAAGCCAGAAGGTGGTGGCCCACGCCCCCTGTCCGGTCCTTCTCGCCCGGTGA
- a CDS encoding nitrilase-related carbon-nitrogen hydrolase: MTLLALQTEVHPQDYLSQRAFRERVFALLEEGFGQAPPPRLAAFPEAFALPLLLYLEAEPLLEATTLAQALLHHLRREGPLFPWRRAQRAFYLWKEVFQEAARTFGAYLLAGSLFTPLYDEELSRGRFLRGAGFYNLALLLNPKGQVLARVPKMRLTREEGFLKGGGFGPHLVQTEHGRIGVLICLDAFFQSHVERLDALGAELLLVPSANPAPWDRPWPRDPARKEGEVWVEAMAKQLEGRENLRLLLNPMLNGRFLDLLFEGEAGVYRAGEPPRLSGRPRGDAFLKVFWE; this comes from the coding sequence GTGACCCTCCTCGCCCTCCAGACCGAGGTCCACCCCCAGGACTACCTGAGCCAAAGGGCCTTCCGCGAGCGGGTCTTCGCCCTACTGGAGGAGGGGTTCGGCCAGGCCCCTCCGCCTCGGCTTGCCGCCTTCCCGGAGGCCTTCGCCCTGCCTCTTCTCCTCTACCTCGAGGCCGAGCCCCTCCTGGAGGCCACCACCCTCGCCCAGGCCCTCCTCCATCACCTGAGGCGGGAGGGCCCCCTCTTCCCCTGGCGGCGGGCCCAAAGGGCCTTCTACCTCTGGAAGGAGGTCTTCCAGGAGGCGGCCCGGACCTTCGGGGCCTACCTCCTGGCGGGAAGCCTCTTCACCCCCCTGTACGACGAGGAGCTCTCCCGGGGCCGGTTCCTGCGGGGGGCCGGGTTCTACAACCTGGCCCTCCTCCTCAACCCCAAGGGCCAGGTCCTGGCCCGGGTGCCCAAGATGCGCCTCACCCGGGAGGAGGGCTTCCTGAAAGGGGGCGGCTTCGGCCCCCACCTGGTCCAGACCGAGCACGGCCGGATCGGGGTCCTGATCTGCCTGGACGCCTTCTTCCAAAGCCACGTGGAGCGGCTGGACGCCCTGGGGGCAGAACTCCTTCTGGTTCCCTCCGCCAACCCCGCCCCCTGGGACCGGCCCTGGCCCCGGGACCCGGCCCGGAAGGAGGGGGAGGTATGGGTGGAGGCCATGGCGAAACAACTGGAGGGGCGGGAAAACCTCCGCCTCCTCCTAAACCCCATGCTGAACGGCCGCTTCCTGGACCTCCTCTTTGAGGGGGAGGCCGGGGTCTACCGGGCGGGGGAGCCCCCCCGGCTCTCGGGGAGGCCCCGGGGGGACGCCTTCTTAAAGGTTTTCTGGGAATAA
- the hemH gene encoding ferrochelatase, whose product MNVLLMAYGTPYSPEEIEPYYTDIRRGKKPPEELLKELSERYAQIGKSPLNEITLAQGIRLQALLNLEAPVYPKRLLGPFPPRTPQGPARVYVGTKHWYPLIGEAVAAMHEDGVRRAVAIVAAPHYSLRSVAEYQEKVQEAVRALPQAIEFVWVESYYDHPGLIAAYARRLEEAIWRLKDPRRAAYVFTAHSIPVAAVERGDPYPRQVEGTAERIARRLNLPRFQVAYQSAGRTPEPWLGPDINEFLERLKEEGYEEVVVQAVGFPADHLEVFYDLDLEAQATAERLGLRLLRARGLNADLDYIQVLKELVEAAWLRS is encoded by the coding sequence GTGAACGTGCTTTTGATGGCCTACGGAACCCCCTACAGCCCCGAGGAGATCGAGCCCTACTACACGGACATCCGCCGGGGGAAAAAGCCCCCGGAGGAGCTTCTGAAGGAGCTTTCCGAGCGCTACGCCCAGATCGGCAAGAGCCCCCTGAACGAGATCACCCTGGCCCAGGGCATCCGGCTCCAGGCCCTTTTGAACCTCGAGGCCCCCGTCTACCCCAAGCGCCTCCTCGGCCCCTTTCCCCCCCGCACCCCCCAGGGCCCGGCCCGGGTCTACGTGGGGACCAAGCACTGGTACCCCCTGATCGGGGAAGCGGTGGCGGCCATGCACGAGGACGGGGTGCGGCGGGCGGTGGCCATCGTGGCCGCCCCCCATTACTCCCTACGGAGCGTGGCCGAGTACCAGGAGAAGGTGCAGGAGGCGGTCCGGGCCCTCCCCCAGGCGATAGAGTTCGTCTGGGTGGAGTCTTACTACGACCATCCGGGCCTGATCGCCGCCTACGCCCGGAGGCTGGAGGAGGCCATCTGGCGGCTGAAGGACCCGAGGCGAGCCGCCTACGTCTTCACCGCCCACTCCATTCCCGTGGCCGCGGTGGAGCGGGGCGACCCCTACCCCCGGCAGGTGGAAGGGACGGCGGAGCGCATCGCCCGGCGCCTGAACCTGCCCCGGTTCCAGGTGGCCTACCAGTCCGCCGGGCGCACCCCCGAGCCCTGGCTGGGCCCGGACATCAACGAGTTTCTGGAACGCCTCAAGGAGGAGGGGTACGAGGAGGTGGTGGTCCAGGCGGTGGGCTTTCCCGCCGACCACCTCGAGGTCTTCTACGACCTGGACCTCGAGGCCCAGGCCACGGCGGAGCGCCTGGGCCTGAGGCTCCTCAGGGCCCGGGGGCTGAACGCGGACCTGGACTACATCCAGGTGCTCAAGGAGCTGGTGGAGGCGGCGTGGCTGAGGTCGTAG
- the ppdK gene encoding pyruvate, phosphate dikinase, with amino-acid sequence MNRYVYLLEEAQGLDRDTLGGKGFGLVEMRRAGLPVPPAFVVTTGACRAYLKEGRPPEGLWEEVEAKVRALEGLTGKAFGRGADGAPPLLVSVRSGAPVSMPGMMDTILNLGLTLEGVEALARATQNPRFAWDTFRRLVQMYGEVVLGVEAQAFEEVLEAAKARRGVPDAGLTAEELEEVAFRYLGLLGERGLDFPMDPWAQLRGAVEAVFRSWNNPRARVYRRIYGIPEDLGTAVVVQAMVFGNLGEDSGTGVGFTRNPATGEKGLYGEYLRNAQGEDVVAGVRTPEPLDRLKDFAPGLYRELEATAELLERHFRDMQDFEFTVERGRLYLLQTRSGKRTAQAAVRIAVEMAEEGLITREEAVLRVDPNALPALLKPAVDPASAPLPLLRGLPASPGAAVGRAVFSNEAAERYASEGLPVILVRPETTPEDITGMYLSQGILTARGGLTSHAAVVARGLGVPAVVGAEGLKVEEDRAWVGEKEIREGDLLTLDGSTGAVYLGEVPLLEGRGAELLERLLSWAEPYRTLGVRANADTPEDARRARAFGAEGIGLCRTEHMFFQEERLPWVRKLLFGSPEEEDEALEHLFRYQKEDFKGILRAMDGLPVTVRLLDAPLHEFLPPGSEAEREANPMLGFRGIRFLLLRPKVFQMQLRALLEAAQELKREGLDPRPEVMLPLVSEPKEVERAKDMAQALFAEYFPIPFGTMIETPRAALLAEKIAPLVDFFSFGTNDLTQMTFGVSRDDAGRFLPRYLEERILFADPTETLDLEGVGRLVRLAAEEGRKSRPGLKLGLCGEHGGEAKSVLFAAEFLDYTSASPYRVLTARLAAAQAGLRKVRA; translated from the coding sequence GTGAACCGGTACGTTTACCTGCTCGAGGAGGCCCAGGGCCTGGACCGGGACACCCTGGGCGGAAAGGGGTTCGGCCTCGTGGAGATGCGCCGGGCGGGCCTGCCCGTCCCCCCGGCCTTCGTGGTCACCACCGGGGCCTGCCGGGCCTACCTCAAGGAGGGCCGCCCCCCGGAGGGGCTTTGGGAGGAGGTGGAGGCCAAGGTACGGGCCCTAGAGGGGCTCACGGGCAAGGCCTTTGGCCGGGGGGCGGACGGGGCGCCCCCCCTTCTCGTCTCCGTCCGCTCCGGGGCCCCGGTCTCCATGCCCGGGATGATGGACACCATCCTCAACCTGGGCCTGACCCTAGAGGGGGTGGAGGCCCTGGCCCGGGCCACCCAGAACCCCCGGTTCGCCTGGGACACCTTCCGCCGCCTGGTCCAGATGTACGGCGAGGTGGTCCTGGGGGTGGAGGCCCAGGCCTTTGAGGAGGTCCTCGAGGCGGCCAAGGCCCGAAGGGGCGTCCCGGACGCGGGGCTTACCGCCGAGGAGCTGGAGGAGGTGGCCTTCCGCTACCTGGGCCTTCTCGGGGAGCGGGGCCTGGACTTCCCCATGGACCCCTGGGCCCAGCTCAGGGGAGCGGTGGAGGCGGTCTTCCGGAGCTGGAACAACCCCCGGGCCCGGGTCTACCGGCGCATCTACGGGATCCCGGAGGACCTGGGCACGGCGGTGGTGGTCCAGGCCATGGTCTTCGGAAATTTGGGGGAGGACTCGGGCACCGGGGTGGGGTTCACCCGCAACCCGGCCACAGGGGAGAAGGGGCTTTACGGGGAGTACCTCAGGAACGCCCAGGGGGAGGACGTGGTGGCGGGCGTGCGCACCCCCGAGCCCCTGGACCGCCTCAAGGACTTTGCCCCCGGCCTCTACCGGGAGCTCGAGGCCACGGCCGAGCTCTTGGAGCGCCACTTCCGGGACATGCAGGACTTTGAGTTCACCGTGGAAAGGGGGAGGCTCTACCTCCTCCAGACCCGCTCGGGGAAGCGGACCGCCCAGGCCGCGGTTCGCATCGCGGTGGAGATGGCGGAGGAGGGCCTCATCACCCGGGAGGAGGCGGTCTTGCGGGTGGACCCCAACGCCCTGCCCGCCCTCCTGAAGCCCGCGGTGGACCCCGCCTCCGCCCCCCTTCCCCTCCTTCGGGGCCTTCCCGCAAGCCCAGGGGCGGCGGTGGGCCGGGCGGTCTTCTCCAACGAGGCGGCGGAGCGCTACGCCTCAGAAGGCCTTCCCGTCATCCTGGTCCGGCCCGAGACCACGCCCGAGGACATCACCGGGATGTACCTCTCCCAGGGCATCCTCACCGCCCGGGGCGGCCTCACCTCCCACGCGGCGGTGGTGGCCCGCGGCCTGGGGGTGCCGGCGGTGGTGGGGGCGGAGGGGCTGAAGGTGGAAGAGGACCGGGCCTGGGTAGGGGAGAAGGAGATCCGGGAGGGCGACCTCCTCACCCTGGACGGGAGCACGGGGGCGGTCTACCTGGGGGAGGTGCCCCTTTTGGAGGGGAGGGGGGCGGAGCTTCTGGAGCGGCTCCTTTCCTGGGCCGAGCCCTACCGGACCCTGGGGGTGCGGGCCAACGCGGACACCCCCGAGGACGCGCGGCGGGCCAGGGCCTTCGGCGCGGAGGGGATCGGGCTTTGCCGCACCGAGCACATGTTCTTCCAGGAGGAGCGCCTTCCCTGGGTGCGGAAGCTCCTCTTCGGCTCCCCCGAGGAGGAGGACGAGGCCCTGGAGCATCTTTTCCGCTACCAGAAGGAGGACTTCAAGGGAATCCTCCGGGCCATGGACGGCCTCCCCGTGACGGTGCGGCTTTTGGACGCCCCTTTGCACGAGTTCCTCCCCCCGGGCTCCGAGGCCGAGCGGGAGGCCAACCCCATGCTGGGCTTCCGGGGGATCCGCTTCCTCCTCCTGAGGCCCAAGGTCTTCCAGATGCAGCTCAGGGCCCTCCTCGAGGCCGCCCAGGAGCTCAAGAGGGAGGGGCTGGACCCCCGGCCCGAGGTCATGCTTCCCCTGGTCTCGGAGCCTAAGGAGGTGGAGCGGGCCAAGGACATGGCCCAGGCCCTCTTCGCCGAGTACTTCCCCATCCCCTTCGGGACGATGATTGAGACCCCCCGGGCCGCCCTTTTGGCCGAGAAGATCGCCCCCCTGGTGGACTTCTTCAGCTTCGGCACCAACGACCTCACCCAGATGACCTTCGGGGTCTCCCGGGACGACGCGGGGCGGTTCCTCCCCCGCTACCTGGAGGAGCGGATCCTCTTCGCCGACCCCACCGAGACCCTGGACCTCGAGGGGGTGGGCCGGCTGGTCCGCCTGGCGGCGGAGGAGGGGCGGAAGTCCAGGCCGGGCCTCAAGCTGGGCCTGTGCGGGGAGCACGGGGGAGAGGCGAAAAGCGTCCTCTTCGCGGCGGAGTTTTTGGACTACACCTCCGCCTCCCCCTACCGGGTCCTCACCGCCCGGCTGGCGGCCGCCCAGGCGGGGCTCCGGAAGGTCCGGGCTTGA
- a CDS encoding peptidylprolyl isomerase, with the protein MRLFLIVASLAFALSAQAQVVAQVGERPISREAFELEWNLFVRNVLQGQGLPDAPELREALAPYRKPFLESLARKVQVVLEAERLGLAPTQTRVEAEVESLRKDFPSEEEFLSALKEAGLTPEDYGRLVYEALAYQAWRGRMEERLQVSPAALRLLYLLDPAYLQPTRYCSAHILVATLEEAKAALAELQAGRPFAEVARARSLDPGSKEEGGSLGCEPLGTFIPAFENALLRLKPGEVSAPVRSEFGYHLILLEKVEPKGRLPWEAVAGDLEAALKERALDKLIDALSKRHPVQLFPENL; encoded by the coding sequence ATGCGCCTTTTTCTCATTGTAGCGAGCCTCGCCTTCGCCCTCTCGGCCCAGGCCCAGGTGGTGGCCCAGGTGGGGGAGCGCCCGATCTCCCGCGAGGCCTTTGAGCTGGAGTGGAACCTCTTCGTCCGGAACGTCCTCCAGGGCCAGGGCCTCCCCGACGCCCCGGAGCTCAGAGAGGCCCTCGCCCCCTACCGGAAGCCCTTCCTGGAGAGCCTGGCCCGCAAGGTCCAGGTGGTCTTGGAGGCCGAGCGGCTGGGCCTGGCCCCGACCCAAACGCGGGTGGAGGCCGAGGTGGAAAGCCTCCGGAAGGACTTCCCCTCGGAGGAGGAGTTCCTCTCGGCCCTCAAGGAGGCCGGCCTCACCCCGGAGGACTACGGCCGCCTGGTCTACGAGGCCCTGGCCTACCAGGCCTGGCGGGGCCGGATGGAGGAGCGGCTCCAGGTGAGCCCCGCCGCCCTGCGCCTCCTCTACCTCCTGGACCCCGCCTACCTCCAGCCCACCCGGTACTGCTCCGCCCACATCCTGGTGGCCACCCTCGAGGAGGCCAAGGCCGCTTTGGCCGAGCTCCAGGCGGGCAGGCCCTTCGCCGAGGTGGCCCGGGCCCGCTCCTTGGACCCCGGCTCCAAGGAGGAGGGGGGAAGCCTGGGGTGCGAGCCTTTGGGCACCTTCATCCCCGCCTTTGAGAACGCCCTTTTGCGCCTGAAGCCCGGTGAGGTCTCCGCCCCGGTCCGAAGCGAGTTCGGCTACCACCTCATCCTCCTGGAGAAGGTGGAGCCCAAGGGCCGGCTTCCCTGGGAGGCCGTGGCGGGCGACCTCGAGGCCGCCCTCAAGGAGAGGGCGCTGGACAAGCTCATAGACGCCCTGTCCAAGCGCCACCCGGTCCAGTTATTCCCAGAAAACCTTTAA
- a CDS encoding aminopeptidase: MKTLDERLTLLAEVVVRVGLNLQPRQELVLTAPIEAVPLVRKVAEAAYRRGASLVLPLLSDDALTLMRYQMADLEALKKAPAWLYEGLARAYREGAARLGIRGGDPRLLEGVPPEKIAVAQEAQAEAYRPALEAISQFVTNWTLVPFAHPAWARRLFPELPEEEAVNRLWEALFQVTRVDQEDPVAAWEAHNRRLGELVRYLNERRFHALHFRGPGTDLTVGLAEGHVWQGGAAQAQNGVVCTPNLPTEEVFTAPHRARVEGYVTSSKPLAYGGQVVEEIFARFEGGVAVEVRAKNGEAFLKALEADEGARRLGEVALVPASSPVAKTGLLFLETLLDENAASHLAFGQSYAENVPGSPEEQVQRGGNQSKIHIDWMIGSPDTDVDGLYEDGTRVALMRRGEWVI; the protein is encoded by the coding sequence GTGAAGACGCTGGACGAACGCCTGACCCTTCTGGCCGAGGTGGTGGTCCGGGTGGGGCTGAACCTTCAGCCCCGGCAGGAGCTGGTCCTCACCGCCCCCATAGAGGCGGTTCCCTTGGTGCGCAAGGTGGCCGAGGCCGCGTACCGGAGGGGGGCGAGCCTGGTCCTGCCCCTCCTTTCCGACGACGCCCTGACCCTGATGCGCTACCAGATGGCCGACCTCGAGGCCCTGAAGAAGGCCCCCGCCTGGCTCTACGAGGGCCTGGCCCGGGCCTACCGGGAGGGGGCGGCGCGGCTGGGGATCCGAGGAGGCGACCCCCGGCTTCTGGAAGGGGTGCCCCCGGAAAAGATCGCCGTGGCCCAGGAGGCCCAGGCCGAGGCCTACCGGCCCGCCCTCGAGGCCATCAGCCAGTTCGTGACCAACTGGACCCTGGTCCCCTTCGCCCACCCAGCCTGGGCCCGGCGGCTTTTCCCCGAGCTTCCGGAGGAGGAGGCGGTGAACCGGCTCTGGGAGGCCCTCTTCCAGGTGACCCGGGTGGACCAGGAGGACCCCGTCGCCGCCTGGGAGGCCCACAACCGGAGGCTAGGGGAGCTGGTGCGCTACCTGAACGAGCGCCGCTTCCACGCCCTCCACTTCCGTGGCCCGGGGACGGACCTGACCGTGGGCCTGGCCGAGGGCCACGTCTGGCAGGGCGGGGCGGCCCAGGCGCAAAACGGGGTGGTCTGCACCCCCAACCTGCCCACGGAGGAGGTCTTCACCGCCCCCCACCGGGCGCGGGTGGAGGGGTACGTGACCTCCTCCAAGCCCCTGGCCTACGGGGGGCAGGTGGTGGAGGAGATCTTCGCCCGGTTTGAGGGCGGCGTGGCGGTGGAGGTGCGGGCCAAAAACGGCGAGGCCTTCCTGAAGGCCCTGGAGGCGGACGAGGGGGCGCGGCGGCTCGGGGAGGTGGCCCTGGTGCCCGCGAGCAGCCCGGTGGCCAAAACCGGCCTCCTCTTCTTGGAAACCCTCCTGGACGAAAACGCGGCCAGCCACCTGGCCTTCGGCCAGAGCTACGCGGAAAACGTCCCCGGAAGCCCAGAGGAGCAGGTCCAGAGGGGCGGGAACCAGAGCAAGATCCACATTGACTGGATGATCGGGAGCCCGGACACGGACGTGGACGGCCTCTACGAGGACGGGACCCGGGTGGCCCTGATGCGCCGGGGGGAGTGGGTCATTTAG
- the hemE gene encoding uroporphyrinogen decarboxylase, which translates to MNDLILRAARGLPTPRPPVWFMRQAGRYQASYRKLRETYTLPEMVRRPEVAAEVTLAPVRELGVDAAILFADITTPLYGMGVELEIVEGKGPVFARPFSGHEDLKALRPLEPERDVPFVLETIRILKERLQVPLIGFAGAPFTLAAYLVEGGPSRRFLQVKTLMYREEDLFHRLMDFLARSMARYLEAQVRAGADLVQVFDSWVGALSPADYRRYVKPHMRTLFGLLKPLGVPVIHFGVGTMGLLQDMREAGGDVLGLDPHTPLPWAREVLDKTPVQGNLDPAVLFAPKEVIRREVLRILEENGGRAGHIFNLGHGLLPETPEAHVRYVVDLIKEVER; encoded by the coding sequence GTGAACGACCTCATCCTCCGGGCCGCCCGGGGCCTTCCCACCCCCAGGCCCCCCGTCTGGTTCATGCGCCAGGCGGGCCGCTACCAGGCCTCCTACCGGAAGCTGCGCGAGACGTACACCCTACCCGAGATGGTCCGCCGCCCGGAGGTGGCGGCCGAAGTAACCCTGGCCCCCGTGCGGGAGCTGGGGGTGGACGCGGCCATCCTCTTCGCCGACATCACCACCCCCTTGTACGGGATGGGGGTGGAGCTGGAGATCGTGGAGGGCAAGGGCCCCGTCTTCGCCCGGCCCTTCTCGGGCCATGAGGACCTAAAGGCCCTCCGCCCCCTGGAGCCGGAGCGGGACGTGCCCTTCGTCCTGGAAACGATCCGCATCCTGAAGGAGCGGCTCCAGGTGCCCCTCATCGGCTTCGCCGGGGCCCCCTTCACCCTGGCCGCCTACCTGGTGGAGGGCGGACCCAGCCGCCGCTTTTTGCAGGTCAAGACCCTGATGTACCGGGAGGAGGACCTCTTCCACCGGCTGATGGACTTCCTGGCCCGGAGCATGGCCCGCTACCTCGAGGCCCAGGTCCGGGCCGGGGCGGACCTGGTCCAGGTCTTTGACTCCTGGGTGGGGGCCCTCTCCCCCGCCGACTACCGCCGCTATGTGAAGCCCCACATGCGGACCCTCTTCGGCCTCCTTAAGCCCTTGGGCGTGCCGGTGATCCACTTCGGGGTAGGGACCATGGGCCTCCTCCAGGACATGCGGGAGGCGGGGGGGGACGTCCTGGGCCTGGACCCCCACACCCCCCTCCCCTGGGCCCGGGAGGTCCTGGACAAGACCCCCGTCCAGGGCAACCTGGACCCGGCGGTCCTCTTCGCCCCCAAGGAGGTGATCCGGCGGGAGGTCCTGCGGATCCTGGAGGAGAACGGGGGCCGGGCGGGGCACATCTTCAACCTGGGCCACGGCCTCCTCCCCGAGACCCCGGAGGCGCACGTGCGGTACGTGGTGGACCTGATCAAGGAGGTGGAGCGGTGA